Proteins encoded within one genomic window of Streptomyces sp. NBC_01237:
- a CDS encoding iron-siderophore ABC transporter substrate-binding protein has translation MSIGTRPALTRLVRDLPRVAVVAVAALALSACGGGADKAESKPSAGAKSGAFPVTVEHKYGSTTVDAEPKRVVTLGLSDQDAVLALGIKPVGSVDWFKEQPYGKWPWTKDKWGSTKPEIVGERDEYNIEKIASLKPDLVIAQYSGMKKEQYDTLSKFTKVVAQPKGLPDYGASWQVMTRQIGKSLGKDAETEKLIAGIDARFKAVRDKHPEFATKTLAVADSFEAGKYSAFTRTDPKSIFFSELGFKLKPQIDTLAKPGWNAAELSAEKLNVLDVDRLVWVTSSTDADNRIKAEPLYKNLKVHQDKRDLFVPYQDPDVGAAFSFNTALSIPYAIDEIEPLLAAIK, from the coding sequence GTGTCCATTGGTACACGCCCCGCCCTGACGCGGCTCGTCAGAGACCTTCCCCGTGTCGCCGTCGTGGCCGTCGCCGCGCTCGCTCTCTCCGCCTGTGGGGGCGGCGCCGACAAGGCCGAGTCCAAGCCCTCGGCCGGGGCGAAGTCCGGCGCCTTCCCGGTGACGGTCGAGCACAAGTACGGCAGCACGACGGTCGACGCGGAGCCGAAGAGGGTCGTCACCCTGGGCCTCTCGGACCAGGACGCGGTGCTGGCGCTCGGTATCAAGCCCGTCGGATCGGTGGACTGGTTCAAGGAGCAGCCGTACGGCAAGTGGCCGTGGACCAAGGACAAGTGGGGCTCCACGAAGCCGGAGATCGTGGGTGAGCGCGACGAGTACAACATCGAGAAGATCGCCTCGCTGAAGCCGGACCTGGTCATCGCCCAGTACTCGGGGATGAAGAAGGAGCAGTACGACACGCTCTCCAAGTTCACCAAGGTCGTCGCCCAGCCCAAGGGCCTTCCCGACTACGGCGCCTCCTGGCAGGTCATGACCCGGCAGATCGGCAAGTCGCTCGGCAAGGACGCGGAGACCGAGAAGCTGATCGCGGGCATCGACGCCCGCTTCAAGGCCGTCCGCGACAAGCACCCCGAGTTCGCCACGAAGACGCTCGCCGTCGCCGACAGCTTCGAGGCGGGCAAGTACTCGGCGTTCACCAGGACCGACCCCAAGTCGATCTTCTTCTCCGAACTGGGCTTCAAGCTGAAGCCCCAGATCGACACACTGGCCAAGCCGGGCTGGAACGCCGCCGAGCTCAGTGCCGAGAAGCTGAATGTGCTGGACGTCGACCGGCTGGTCTGGGTGACCTCCAGCACCGACGCCGACAACCGGATCAAGGCGGAACCGCTCTACAAGAACCTGAAGGTCCATCAGGACAAGCGCGACCTGTTCGTGCCCTACCAGGACCCGGACGTCGGTGCCGCGTTCTCCTTCAACACGGCCCTCTCCATCCCCTACGCGATCGACGAGATCGAGCCGCTGCTGGCGGCCATCAAGTAA
- a CDS encoding lysine N(6)-hydroxylase/L-ornithine N(5)-oxygenase family protein, whose product MSQVLPGDAPLIHDLIGIGFGPSNVAMAIALSEHNARVGRQETVTAHFFERQPNFGWHRGMLIDDATMQVSFLKDLVTLRNPSSEYTFLRYLQSKGRLIDFVNHKNLFPLRVEFHDYFEWAAAKVDDMVSYGHEVISVEPVVRDGVVEYLDVTARSGSETVVHRARNLVIGTGLRPLMPEGVERTDRVWHNSDLLAKVDGLAGTDPTRFIVVGAGQSAAENVAYLHRRFPRAEVCAVFSRYGYSPADDSSFANRIFDPQAVDEYYAAPDDIKRKLMDYHGNTNYSVVDIDLIDDLYRQAYQEKVLGTERLRFLNISRLTGVKETPDTVRATVKSLVNGEESTLEADVVVLATGYTPAEPLALLGDVAERCHRDDRGRVQVERDYRIATDDGLRCGIYLQGGTEHTHGITSSLLSNTAIRVGEILDSILDRGAESAPGGPRPVADGIGSVR is encoded by the coding sequence ATGTCACAGGTTCTTCCTGGCGACGCACCTTTGATCCATGACCTCATAGGTATCGGCTTCGGGCCGTCCAATGTGGCCATGGCGATCGCGCTGAGCGAGCACAACGCGCGTGTCGGCAGGCAGGAGACGGTCACCGCTCACTTCTTCGAGCGGCAGCCGAACTTCGGCTGGCACCGTGGCATGCTGATCGACGACGCGACGATGCAGGTGTCCTTCCTCAAGGACCTGGTGACGCTTCGTAACCCGTCCAGCGAGTACACCTTCCTGCGCTACCTGCAGAGCAAGGGCCGCCTGATCGACTTCGTCAACCACAAGAACCTCTTCCCGCTGCGCGTGGAGTTCCACGACTACTTCGAGTGGGCCGCGGCGAAGGTCGACGACATGGTCTCCTACGGCCACGAGGTCATCTCCGTCGAGCCCGTCGTACGCGATGGAGTGGTGGAGTACCTCGATGTGACGGCCCGTTCGGGCTCGGAGACGGTGGTCCACCGTGCCCGCAACCTCGTCATCGGCACGGGGCTGCGGCCCCTGATGCCCGAGGGCGTGGAGCGGACGGACCGCGTCTGGCACAACTCCGACCTGCTGGCCAAGGTGGACGGCCTGGCGGGCACCGACCCCACCCGCTTCATCGTCGTCGGCGCCGGTCAGAGCGCCGCCGAGAACGTCGCGTACCTGCACCGCCGCTTCCCCCGTGCGGAGGTCTGCGCCGTCTTCTCCCGCTACGGCTACAGCCCTGCCGACGACAGCAGCTTCGCCAACCGCATCTTCGACCCGCAGGCGGTCGACGAGTACTACGCCGCCCCCGACGACATCAAGCGCAAGCTGATGGACTACCACGGCAACACCAACTACTCCGTGGTGGACATCGACCTGATCGACGACCTGTACCGCCAGGCGTACCAGGAGAAGGTGCTCGGCACCGAGCGGCTGCGCTTCCTCAACATCTCCCGGCTGACCGGCGTCAAGGAGACCCCGGACACGGTGCGCGCCACCGTCAAGTCCCTCGTCAACGGCGAGGAGAGCACGCTGGAGGCCGATGTGGTGGTCCTCGCCACCGGTTACACCCCGGCCGAGCCGCTCGCCCTCCTCGGTGACGTGGCGGAACGCTGTCACCGCGACGACCGGGGCCGCGTCCAGGTCGAGCGCGACTACCGGATCGCGACGGACGACGGACTGCGCTGCGGCATCTACCTCCAGGGCGGCACCGAGCACACCCACGGCATCACGTCGTCCCTGCTCTCCAACACCGCGATCAGGGTCGGCGAGATCCTGGACTCGATTCTCGACCGGGGAGCGGAGTCCGCCCCCGGCGGGCCGCGGCCGGTCGCCGACGGCATCGGATCGGTCCGCTAG
- a CDS encoding NADPH-dependent 2,4-dienoyl-CoA reductase: MSPYPTLLSPLDLGFTTLPNRVLMGSMHIGLEEAEHGFTRMAAFYAERARGGVGLMVTGGIAPSERACSFPGGARMTTEAEAAQHTEITTAVHAAGGRIAMQILHFGRYAHHADLVAPSALKAPISGFTPHALTDDEVEETIEEFVRAAELARSAGYDGVEIMGSEGYLINEFIVAATNHRTDRWGGSYENRIRFPVEIVRRVRERVGSDFILIYRLSMLDLVPGGSTLEEVVRLAREIEAAGATIINTGIGWHEARIPTIATSVPRGAFTWVTEKVRGAVSVPLVTSNRINTPEVAEEILASGRADMVSMARPFLADPDFVAKAAEGRADAINTCIGCNQACLDHIFSLKITSCLVNPRACHETELVLSPTRTRKRVAVVGAGPAGLACAVTASERGHAVTLFDLADEIGGQLNVARRVPGKEEFNETLRYFRTRLAELDVELRLGTRATAGTLDGFDEIVVATGVEPRSPAIPGAGHPSVVSYLDVLRDGAPVGDRVAIVGAGGIGFDVAEFLTDGGDDASLDPETFFRQWGVDTDYADRGGLRAPERPKVPRTVHLVQRKATKVGAGLGKTTGWIHRTELRHRGVDMIAGAGYDRIDDEGLHLTVDGERRLLTVDTVVLCAGQEPRRELYEELLAAGRPVHLIGGADVAAELDAKRAIRQGTELAATL; this comes from the coding sequence ATGAGCCCTTACCCCACACTGCTGAGCCCGCTCGACCTGGGATTCACCACCCTCCCCAACCGGGTCCTCATGGGATCGATGCACATCGGTCTGGAGGAGGCCGAGCACGGCTTCACGCGTATGGCGGCCTTCTACGCCGAGCGGGCCCGCGGCGGGGTCGGCCTGATGGTCACCGGCGGCATCGCGCCCAGTGAGCGCGCGTGCTCCTTCCCCGGCGGCGCCAGGATGACCACCGAGGCGGAGGCCGCGCAGCACACGGAGATCACGACGGCCGTCCATGCGGCGGGCGGGCGGATCGCGATGCAGATCCTGCACTTCGGGCGCTACGCGCACCACGCGGATCTGGTGGCCCCGAGCGCGCTCAAGGCACCGATCAGCGGCTTCACCCCGCACGCGCTGACCGACGACGAGGTCGAGGAGACCATCGAGGAGTTCGTCCGGGCCGCGGAGCTGGCGCGCTCGGCGGGCTACGACGGGGTCGAGATCATGGGCTCCGAGGGCTATCTGATCAACGAGTTCATCGTTGCCGCGACCAACCACCGCACCGACCGCTGGGGCGGCTCGTACGAGAACCGCATCCGCTTCCCCGTCGAGATCGTGCGCCGGGTCCGTGAGCGGGTCGGGAGCGACTTCATCCTGATCTACCGGCTCTCCATGCTGGACCTGGTCCCCGGCGGCTCCACGCTGGAGGAGGTCGTGCGGCTCGCCCGGGAGATCGAGGCGGCCGGAGCCACCATCATCAACACCGGCATCGGCTGGCACGAGGCCCGCATCCCCACCATCGCCACCTCCGTGCCGCGCGGCGCCTTCACCTGGGTGACGGAGAAGGTGCGCGGGGCGGTGTCCGTACCCCTGGTGACCAGCAACCGCATCAACACCCCGGAAGTGGCCGAGGAGATCCTGGCCTCCGGCCGTGCGGACATGGTCTCGATGGCCCGGCCGTTCCTGGCCGACCCGGACTTCGTCGCCAAGGCGGCCGAGGGCCGCGCGGACGCGATCAACACCTGCATCGGCTGCAACCAGGCATGCCTGGACCACATCTTCAGCCTGAAGATCACCTCGTGCCTGGTCAATCCGCGCGCCTGCCACGAGACGGAGCTGGTGCTCTCGCCCACCCGGACGCGCAAGCGGGTCGCCGTCGTGGGCGCCGGTCCGGCCGGGCTGGCGTGTGCGGTGACGGCGTCCGAGCGCGGCCATGCGGTCACCCTCTTCGATCTGGCCGACGAGATCGGCGGCCAGCTCAATGTGGCGCGACGCGTCCCCGGCAAGGAGGAGTTCAACGAGACGCTGCGCTACTTCCGTACCCGGCTGGCCGAACTGGACGTCGAACTCCGGCTCGGCACGCGGGCCACGGCCGGAACGCTGGACGGCTTCGACGAGATCGTCGTCGCCACCGGCGTCGAGCCCCGCTCCCCCGCGATACCCGGGGCGGGGCACCCCAGCGTGGTCAGCTATCTGGACGTGCTGCGCGACGGGGCACCGGTCGGTGACCGGGTCGCGATCGTCGGGGCGGGCGGCATCGGCTTCGATGTGGCCGAGTTCCTGACGGACGGCGGCGACGACGCGAGCCTCGACCCGGAGACGTTCTTCCGGCAGTGGGGCGTGGACACCGACTACGCGGACCGGGGCGGGCTGCGCGCCCCCGAGCGCCCGAAGGTGCCGCGCACGGTCCACCTGGTCCAGCGCAAGGCGACCAAGGTCGGGGCGGGACTCGGAAAGACCACGGGCTGGATCCACCGCACCGAGCTGCGCCACCGCGGCGTCGACATGATCGCGGGCGCCGGTTACGACCGTATCGACGACGAGGGTCTGCATCTCACCGTCGACGGCGAGCGGCGCCTGCTCACCGTCGACACGGTGGTGCTGTGCGCGGGTCAGGAGCCGCGCCGCGAGCTGTACGAGGAACTGCTCGCCGCGGGCCGTCCGGTGCATCTGATCGGCGGCGCCGACGTGGCGGCGGAGCTGGACGCCAAGCGGGCGATCCGCCAGGGCACGGAGCTCGCCGCGACGCTGTGA
- a CDS encoding DMT family transporter, with translation MNATLIAVALSLVSAAAYAAAAVAQSRLAGRTEPSTGTLRLLGRGAWWSAVGLNAGGALLHVAALKYGPLTLVQPLGALTLVAAVPLGARAAGRRVSRTEWRGTVLTLLGLGALLLTSGGTAPHETLSLVEALGVGAATMAVVAGLSRPGTRPGLRHAAASGITSGVASALTQTLTVAVTDHTTGPLFSWRLLTVALLVSAFAMGGLLLSQTAYRGGLGAPLAVVTLANPVAAAAIGLALLGERLQGGAAGLVPALLGTAAAVRGVILLSRAQARPMAVTGEEAETAAGETVAGGAPVSGAPSRVVIGSPRQQDRQALATEPRAAEPRAREPLTVRPSAS, from the coding sequence GTGAACGCCACGCTCATCGCCGTCGCACTGTCCCTCGTCTCCGCAGCCGCCTACGCGGCGGCGGCCGTGGCACAGTCCCGGCTCGCCGGACGCACCGAACCCTCCACCGGCACCCTGCGCCTGCTGGGCCGCGGTGCCTGGTGGTCGGCGGTCGGTCTGAACGCGGGCGGCGCCCTGCTCCATGTCGCCGCGCTGAAGTACGGACCGCTCACCCTCGTCCAGCCGCTGGGCGCGCTCACCCTCGTCGCCGCCGTCCCGCTCGGGGCGCGCGCCGCCGGGCGCCGGGTCAGCCGGACCGAATGGCGCGGCACGGTCCTCACCCTCCTCGGCCTCGGAGCCCTGCTGCTCACCTCGGGCGGCACCGCGCCGCACGAGACCTTGAGTCTTGTCGAGGCGCTCGGCGTCGGCGCGGCCACCATGGCGGTCGTCGCCGGTCTCAGCCGCCCCGGCACACGGCCGGGACTGCGGCACGCGGCGGCCTCCGGCATCACCTCCGGCGTCGCTTCCGCGCTCACCCAGACCCTGACGGTCGCCGTGACCGACCACACCACGGGACCGCTGTTCAGCTGGCGGCTGCTGACCGTGGCGCTGCTCGTCTCCGCCTTCGCCATGGGCGGCCTGCTGCTCTCCCAGACCGCCTACCGCGGCGGTCTCGGCGCCCCGCTCGCCGTGGTCACCCTGGCCAATCCGGTCGCCGCCGCAGCGATCGGCCTCGCCCTCCTCGGTGAACGCCTCCAGGGCGGAGCGGCCGGTCTGGTCCCGGCGCTCCTCGGCACGGCGGCCGCGGTACGCGGGGTGATCCTGCTCAGCCGCGCTCAGGCCCGGCCCATGGCCGTGACCGGGGAAGAGGCCGAGACGGCGGCGGGCGAGACGGTGGCGGGCGGTGCGCCCGTGAGCGGTGCGCCGTCGCGGGTCGTCATCGGCAGCCCGCGGCAACAGGACCGCCAGGCCCTCGCCACCGAACCGCGCGCAGCCGAACCGCGCGCACGCGAACCGCTCACGGTCAGGCCGAGCGCGTCCTGA
- a CDS encoding PadR family transcriptional regulator yields the protein MSLPHAILTALLEKPSSGLELTRRFDRSIGYFWSSTHQQIYRELGKLEQAGRIRALPPAQPARGQKKEYEVLPAGREELAAWVALPEDPRPVRDPLLLRMRAAAVVGAPGLGAELRRHLGLHQRQLAEYLEIEERDFTPARTADEDRLRHLVLRGGIDLESFWIGWLTRAIDELGEPDRSPDPAAQTAGDPAAQTP from the coding sequence ATGTCACTGCCGCACGCGATCCTCACCGCCCTGCTGGAGAAGCCGTCGTCGGGGCTGGAGCTGACCCGGAGGTTCGACCGTTCGATCGGTTACTTCTGGTCGTCCACGCACCAGCAGATCTATCGCGAGCTCGGGAAACTGGAGCAGGCCGGGCGGATCAGGGCGCTGCCCCCGGCGCAGCCGGCGCGTGGGCAGAAGAAGGAGTACGAGGTGCTGCCCGCGGGCCGCGAGGAGCTGGCCGCCTGGGTGGCCCTGCCCGAGGACCCGCGCCCGGTCCGCGATCCGCTGCTCCTGCGGATGCGGGCGGCAGCGGTGGTCGGGGCGCCGGGGCTGGGGGCGGAGCTCCGGCGCCATCTCGGGCTTCATCAGCGGCAGCTGGCCGAGTATCTGGAGATCGAGGAGCGCGACTTCACGCCCGCGCGGACGGCGGACGAGGACCGGCTTCGGCATCTGGTGCTGCGGGGCGGCATCGATCTGGAGAGCTTCTGGATCGGCTGGCTGACGCGGGCCATCGACGAGCTGGGCGAACCGGACCGGTCCCCGGACCCGGCCGCGCAGACAGCCGGAGACCCGGCCGCGCAGACTCCCTGA
- a CDS encoding TetR/AcrR family transcriptional regulator — protein MPSQDSAQEPALASRRSKITPERAQELYTAVLDLLRESGYESLTMEGVASRTRCGKSTLYRQWGSKPELVVAALHGTRRMLLSHIDTGTLAGDLREAARAIGEGSGRDTPLMHALSHAALQSPELLCALREALILPEIAAIDAMVRRGMDRGEIAAGHPAAEYVAAQLLGVMRARPLLEGRYADEAYLTRFVVTTILPGLGLEAPPPES, from the coding sequence ATGCCGTCGCAGGATTCCGCACAGGAACCGGCACTCGCGTCACGCCGGTCGAAGATCACACCGGAGCGGGCGCAGGAGCTGTACACGGCCGTGCTGGACCTCTTGCGGGAGAGCGGGTACGAGTCACTGACCATGGAGGGAGTGGCCTCGCGCACCCGCTGCGGGAAGTCGACGCTCTACCGGCAGTGGGGCTCCAAGCCCGAACTGGTCGTCGCCGCGCTGCACGGCACCCGCCGCATGCTGCTCTCGCACATCGACACGGGCACCCTGGCCGGGGACCTGCGCGAGGCGGCGCGGGCCATCGGCGAGGGCTCCGGCCGCGACACCCCTCTGATGCACGCGCTCAGCCACGCCGCGCTCCAGAGCCCCGAGCTGCTGTGCGCGTTGCGGGAGGCGCTGATCCTGCCGGAGATCGCGGCGATCGACGCCATGGTCCGGCGGGGCATGGACCGCGGCGAGATCGCGGCCGGTCATCCCGCGGCGGAGTACGTGGCCGCGCAGCTGCTCGGCGTGATGCGCGCGCGCCCCCTGCTGGAGGGGCGGTACGCGGACGAGGCGTATCTCACACGGTTCGTGGTGACCACGATCCTCCCCGGACTGGGACTTGAGGCACCGCCCCCGGAGTCCTGA
- a CDS encoding DoxX family protein, whose protein sequence is MVCVNRRDLGLLLLRVGTGAVLTAHGSQKLAGWFGGGGIEGTTAAMEAMGFHPPKHSAVAAGLGEAGGGVLLAFGLATPAAGAAAAGAMAGAVSVHAPAGFFAQGGGYEYPAFLGFTAAAIGLIGPGRYSVDHATRHVFDQPWVVALAFVGSAVAAVTVVGKRAKGQARTREEE, encoded by the coding sequence ATGGTCTGCGTCAACCGGCGTGATCTCGGCCTTCTCCTCCTGCGCGTCGGCACCGGCGCGGTCCTCACCGCCCACGGCAGCCAGAAGCTCGCGGGCTGGTTCGGCGGCGGCGGAATCGAAGGCACCACCGCGGCCATGGAGGCCATGGGCTTCCATCCGCCCAAGCACAGCGCCGTCGCCGCCGGGCTCGGCGAAGCCGGTGGTGGTGTCCTGCTGGCGTTCGGGCTCGCGACTCCGGCCGCGGGGGCGGCCGCCGCCGGAGCGATGGCGGGAGCCGTGTCCGTCCACGCCCCCGCGGGCTTCTTCGCGCAGGGCGGCGGCTACGAGTACCCGGCGTTCCTCGGCTTCACCGCCGCGGCCATCGGTCTGATCGGCCCCGGCCGGTACTCCGTGGACCACGCGACGCGGCATGTCTTCGATCAGCCCTGGGTGGTCGCCCTCGCCTTCGTGGGCAGCGCGGTGGCCGCCGTGACGGTCGTCGGCAAGCGTGCCAAGGGGCAGGCGCGGACGCGGGAGGAGGAGTAG
- a CDS encoding methionyl-tRNA formyltransferase, with amino-acid sequence MRVVMFGYQTWGHRTLQALLESEHDVVLVVTHPKSEHAYEKIWSDSVADLAEEHGVPVVIRNRPDDEELLQRLKEADPDIIVANNWRTWIPPRVYTLPRHGTLNIHDSLLPKYAGFSPLIWALINGEREVGVTAHMMDEVLDAGDIVDQRAVTVGPADTVTDLFHKTVDLIGPVTIGALKLIASGQTEFTKQDRSQASFFHKRSEEDIRINWDWPADVLERLVRAQSAPYPSAFTFHRGRRLEVLAAVVSEGRYGGTPGRVFYREGDGVVIVAGADARTGRNHGLAITRVRTEDGRELPAADYFTSMGGYLTNRA; translated from the coding sequence ATGCGGGTCGTCATGTTCGGTTACCAGACCTGGGGGCACCGCACCCTTCAAGCACTCCTGGAATCCGAGCACGACGTCGTCCTGGTCGTGACGCACCCCAAGAGCGAGCACGCCTACGAGAAGATCTGGAGCGACTCGGTCGCCGACCTGGCCGAGGAGCACGGCGTTCCGGTGGTCATCCGCAACCGGCCCGACGACGAGGAACTGCTCCAGCGGCTCAAGGAAGCCGACCCGGACATCATCGTGGCCAACAACTGGCGGACCTGGATCCCGCCGCGCGTCTACACGCTGCCCCGTCACGGCACCCTGAACATCCACGACTCGCTGCTGCCGAAGTACGCCGGTTTCTCGCCGCTCATCTGGGCCCTGATCAACGGTGAACGCGAAGTCGGCGTCACGGCCCACATGATGGACGAGGTTCTCGACGCCGGTGACATCGTGGACCAGCGCGCGGTGACGGTGGGTCCCGCCGATACGGTCACCGACCTCTTCCACAAGACCGTCGACCTCATCGGCCCGGTCACGATCGGCGCACTGAAGCTGATCGCCTCGGGGCAGACCGAGTTCACCAAGCAGGACCGTTCACAGGCCAGCTTCTTCCACAAGCGGTCCGAGGAAGACATCCGGATCAACTGGGACTGGCCCGCCGATGTCCTGGAGCGTCTGGTCCGCGCCCAGTCCGCCCCGTACCCCAGCGCCTTCACCTTCCACAGGGGCAGGCGTCTGGAGGTCCTGGCCGCGGTCGTGTCCGAGGGCCGCTACGGCGGTACGCCGGGGCGCGTCTTCTACCGCGAGGGCGACGGGGTGGTGATCGTCGCGGGCGCCGACGCGCGGACCGGCCGCAACCACGGCCTCGCCATCACCCGCGTGCGTACCGAGGACGGCCGCGAGCTGCCGGCGGCCGACTACTTCACGTCCATGGGGGGCTACCTCACCAACCGCGCCTGA
- a CDS encoding phosphatase PAP2 family protein — translation MIHARSKPADREPDTSARPPLVREFLLVAGLFLVYKLGRQAANGHVEEAFRNAGHVWDFERAVHLPGEGAVQSVLLHSETLIHVANTYYATVHFPATVLFLVWLYWRRPRHYVWSRRILAVLTGAALALHLLFPLAPPRMLDAAALVDTGQVYGPTVYGNTPSTDSMANQFAAMPSLHFGWAVMVAVGLIVATRSRWRWLWLLHPLVTLLVIVGTANHYWLDAIVVSALLAVAFAALRLSRPAPVREHLPWPSGGVPAAGSAFAVAHAPAAVAETRTYTGPTAGTGAGARTLARSGARR, via the coding sequence GTGATACACGCCCGCAGCAAGCCTGCAGACCGGGAGCCGGACACTTCTGCCCGACCGCCCCTCGTCCGTGAGTTCCTCCTGGTCGCGGGACTCTTCCTCGTGTACAAGCTCGGCCGGCAGGCCGCCAACGGACATGTCGAGGAAGCGTTCCGCAACGCCGGACACGTATGGGACTTCGAACGCGCCGTCCATCTCCCCGGTGAGGGCGCCGTGCAGAGCGTGCTGCTGCACAGCGAGACGCTGATCCATGTGGCGAACACGTACTACGCGACCGTGCACTTCCCGGCCACGGTGCTGTTCCTGGTCTGGCTCTACTGGCGCAGGCCCCGCCACTACGTCTGGTCGCGCCGCATACTCGCCGTACTCACCGGCGCCGCGCTCGCGCTCCATCTGCTGTTCCCGCTCGCCCCGCCCCGGATGCTGGACGCCGCGGCCCTCGTGGACACCGGCCAGGTGTACGGCCCGACGGTGTACGGGAACACCCCCTCTACCGACTCGATGGCGAACCAGTTCGCGGCGATGCCCTCCCTGCACTTCGGCTGGGCGGTGATGGTCGCCGTCGGGCTGATCGTCGCCACCCGCTCCCGGTGGCGCTGGCTGTGGCTGCTGCACCCGCTGGTGACGCTGCTCGTCATCGTGGGCACCGCCAACCACTACTGGCTCGACGCGATCGTCGTCTCGGCGCTGCTCGCCGTCGCCTTCGCCGCCCTGCGGCTGTCGCGCCCCGCTCCGGTCCGGGAGCATCTGCCGTGGCCGTCCGGCGGGGTGCCCGCAGCCGGTTCCGCGTTCGCCGTCGCCCATGCACCGGCGGCCGTCGCCGAGACCCGGACGTACACCGGACCCACCGCCGGTACCGGCGCCGGAGCACGGACGCTCGCCCGGTCGGGAGCCCGGCGGTGA